A part of uncultured Campylobacter sp. genomic DNA contains:
- a CDS encoding glycoside hydrolase family protein — protein sequence MSLIANIKENEGFCGEIYEDTRGYKTIGYGFLVSALSPDELALNGGKVEPMDRTEADQILELKLKKLKPRVFEAFAWLQDKPQNVQDVVIEMCYQMGIAKVQKFVTTLHHIRTGEYEKAVQSGLRSLWAQQTPNRAKKVLNGLLKH from the coding sequence ATGAGCCTAATCGCAAACATCAAAGAAAACGAAGGCTTTTGCGGTGAAATTTATGAGGACACAAGGGGCTACAAGACTATCGGCTACGGCTTTTTAGTTTCGGCCTTGAGCCCTGACGAGCTAGCGCTAAACGGCGGAAAAGTAGAGCCGATGGACCGCACGGAGGCGGATCAAATTTTAGAGCTGAAATTAAAAAAGTTAAAGCCTAGGGTATTTGAAGCCTTTGCCTGGCTTCAAGACAAACCGCAAAACGTGCAGGACGTAGTGATAGAGATGTGCTATCAGATGGGTATTGCGAAGGTGCAAAAATTCGTTACGACCCTTCATCATATCCGCACGGGCGAATATGAAAAGGCGGTGCAAAGCGGACTTCGCAGCCTCTGGGCGCAGCAGACTCCAAATCGTGCAAAGAAGGTATTAAATGGGCTTCTTAAACATTAA
- a CDS encoding ATP-binding protein, protein MSLKEKFEVCKAYGITLGKIADAIGKREGTVSGVLNGKYDSSKSELYAAAIEAFLDKVIASNAPKKEAQNGGEWLSLAQQKIKERIYKMEQTKLSFFELILGESGMGKTYLLQKLTGDLGGIYVKARKSLSASAFMSLLLRAVGEKPKGNTDDKFEQFCEAISNLKTRLIVIDEADLFVRDNDLTFERKFELLREIYEFSKRENLGIAVIAVGIGVLKKRIDRLGGYLQSRLTYSPEMTLSRDELIKIGKLAGIDAEVAEFLAEGQNARLYEKTALNLALGYEQKVAANLVYHVRKR, encoded by the coding sequence ATGAGTTTAAAAGAAAAATTCGAGGTATGTAAGGCTTACGGCATAACCTTAGGCAAGATCGCAGATGCGATCGGCAAGAGAGAAGGCACCGTTAGCGGCGTGCTAAACGGCAAATATGACTCCTCTAAAAGCGAGCTATATGCCGCTGCGATCGAGGCGTTTTTAGATAAGGTAATTGCCTCTAATGCTCCCAAAAAAGAGGCGCAAAATGGGGGCGAATGGCTAAGCCTGGCACAGCAAAAGATCAAGGAGCGCATCTATAAGATGGAGCAGACGAAGCTTAGCTTTTTTGAGCTCATTTTGGGCGAAAGTGGCATGGGGAAAACCTACCTGCTTCAAAAGCTTACGGGCGATCTCGGCGGTATCTACGTAAAGGCTAGAAAGAGCCTAAGCGCCAGCGCATTTATGAGTTTGTTGTTGCGAGCCGTGGGTGAAAAGCCTAAGGGTAATACGGATGATAAATTCGAGCAGTTTTGCGAGGCTATCTCGAACTTAAAAACACGTCTGATAGTAATCGACGAAGCCGATCTTTTCGTGCGCGATAACGATCTGACTTTTGAGCGAAAATTTGAGCTTTTGCGCGAGATCTATGAGTTTAGTAAACGCGAAAACCTAGGCATAGCCGTAATTGCCGTAGGTATCGGAGTGCTTAAAAAGCGTATCGATAGGCTAGGAGGCTATCTACAAAGTAGGCTTACCTACTCGCCGGAGATGACGCTAAGCAGGGATGAGCTTATTAAAATCGGCAAGCTGGCAGGTATTGATGCAGAAGTGGCGGAGTTTTTAGCCGAGGGGCAAAACGCAAGGTTATATGAAAAGACGGCGCTAAATTTAGCCCTAGGCTACGAGCAAAAAGTAGCCGCTAATTTAGTTTATCACGTACGAAAAAGATAA
- a CDS encoding phage baseplate assembly protein V encodes MSNNLNEIGIISETSGDRARVAIGDMVTDFLPVFQPLANSFAVSFAPIRVGEQVLVLPVRGELNAGVILRGIYQTAHRASATDTKIHVAFEDGVRMSYDTASSSLEISAPKQIAIACENASLTAKSVNVKADDTTVQSGNIKLLGNTVIQGSISTAGSGGGSGNFAINGDLNIIGSLKASGDISDGRGSLSSHTNGGVARD; translated from the coding sequence ATGAGCAATAACCTAAACGAGATCGGCATCATAAGCGAAACAAGCGGAGATCGCGCGAGGGTTGCGATCGGCGATATGGTCACCGACTTCTTGCCCGTATTCCAGCCCCTCGCCAATTCCTTTGCCGTAAGCTTTGCACCGATCCGCGTGGGCGAGCAGGTATTGGTGCTGCCGGTGCGAGGCGAGCTCAATGCAGGCGTGATCCTACGCGGTATCTATCAGACCGCCCATCGGGCGAGCGCGACCGATACGAAGATCCACGTCGCTTTTGAAGACGGCGTAAGGATGAGCTACGACACCGCAAGCTCCAGTCTTGAAATTTCGGCGCCGAAGCAGATCGCTATCGCCTGCGAAAACGCAAGCTTGACCGCAAAATCGGTGAATGTGAAAGCGGACGATACTACCGTGCAAAGCGGAAATATCAAGCTTTTGGGAAATACGGTCATTCAAGGATCAATCTCGACCGCGGGAAGCGGCGGAGGAAGCGGAAACTTTGCGATCAATGGAGATCTCAATATCATAGGCTCGCTCAAGGCAAGCGGCGACATCAGCGACGGCAGGGGCTCGCTTTCGAGCCATACCAACGGCGGAGTAGCGAGGGATTGA
- a CDS encoding phage protein GemA/Gp16 family protein — MTKSQEIYRKKLLAMIHLHPFYKHAAQEGAWSVFLNSWGVSSCAELSAKELSNVLAVMDGKAVPHRFIDAATASQVFAIRNAWQNVARNVSETALLAFIKRIIKQPCADISKISKRQASRVLAALRKMGEAR; from the coding sequence ATGACCAAATCCCAAGAGATTTACCGTAAAAAGCTTCTGGCGATGATCCATCTGCACCCATTTTATAAGCATGCTGCGCAAGAGGGAGCATGGAGCGTATTTTTGAATAGCTGGGGCGTAAGCAGCTGCGCCGAGCTCAGCGCAAAAGAGCTTTCAAACGTATTAGCGGTGATGGACGGCAAGGCCGTTCCTCATAGATTTATAGACGCCGCGACCGCTTCGCAGGTATTTGCTATAAGAAATGCGTGGCAAAACGTAGCGAGAAACGTAAGTGAAACCGCGCTGTTAGCCTTTATAAAGCGCATTATTAAGCAACCTTGCGCCGATATCTCAAAAATAAGCAAAAGACAAGCCTCACGCGTTTTAGCCGCTTTGAGGAAGATGGGGGAGGCCAGATAG
- the nrdD gene encoding anaerobic ribonucleoside-triphosphate reductase yields the protein MKFPKKLEAKRTKCVVYTRVMGYLRPVESFNIGKVGEHKERVLFEEKKDVASTK from the coding sequence ATGAAATTTCCTAAAAAGCTTGAAGCAAAACGCACCAAGTGCGTCGTTTACACGAGGGTTATGGGCTATCTACGCCCGGTAGAGAGCTTCAATATTGGTAAAGTAGGCGAACACAAAGAACGTGTGCTGTTTGAAGAGAAGAAAGATGTCGCTAGCACTAAGTAG
- a CDS encoding ASCH domain-containing protein codes for MAILLSIKPKFADMILGGVKKVEYRKALASIANDRIFLYATAPIKKVVGEVKVKRADRSENKEAVWACYLDCSGITKEEFDEYFKGKKCASWYFLEEPIRYKKPQNIRYFGVKSAPRNFIYLKDKR; via the coding sequence ATGGCTATTTTACTATCCATAAAGCCTAAATTTGCAGATATGATACTTGGTGGTGTTAAAAAAGTAGAATATAGAAAAGCACTAGCCTCTATCGCAAATGATAGGATATTTTTATATGCCACGGCGCCGATAAAAAAGGTGGTCGGCGAGGTAAAAGTCAAAAGAGCCGATAGAAGCGAAAACAAAGAGGCGGTATGGGCTTGCTATTTGGACTGCTCGGGAATTACTAAAGAGGAATTCGACGAATATTTTAAGGGTAAAAAATGTGCCTCTTGGTATTTTTTAGAAGAGCCAATAAGATATAAAAAACCTCAAAATATAAGATATTTCGGAGTAAAAAGTGCCCCGCGAAATTTCATATATCTAAAGGACAAGCGATGA
- a CDS encoding baseplate J/gp47 family protein gives MSFLKNLPYPNVIEQLSYDEILKAVKSLFKGSLNDDEISLLESDRFSALLETLAYRELLLRARINSAVKSMLLPFAQGADLDNIVAMYGIERKKGEKPVAEVEFALSMARDSDALIPKGTILRADSGELAVIKDDITIAAGQLKGAGHSVLQTFVKQSDLKCELIQTPFSFVLKARQTSRFEGGADEESDERLRDRAVLSLERFSTAGSRKAYIYHALSANAKVEEVSAINGGPGIVKLYLKTTDMSEETRVSVQSYLGGERVRPLCDTVVVENAKVINAVIKAELELKDMLLQASIQREIEASRTSLSLGEDLNLSYIYSTLHREGVYRVNLKQPVADIKADVDSFVKIKFELSFAKANL, from the coding sequence ATGAGTTTTCTTAAAAATTTACCCTATCCGAACGTTATCGAACAGTTGAGCTACGATGAAATTTTAAAAGCCGTTAAAAGTCTCTTTAAAGGCTCTTTAAATGACGATGAAATTTCGCTTCTTGAGAGCGATCGCTTTTCAGCCTTGCTTGAGACGCTCGCATATCGTGAGCTTCTTTTGCGCGCCCGTATCAATAGCGCCGTAAAATCTATGCTGCTGCCTTTTGCACAAGGAGCCGATCTGGATAATATCGTTGCGATGTACGGCATAGAACGCAAAAAGGGCGAAAAGCCCGTAGCGGAGGTGGAATTCGCCCTAAGCATGGCGCGCGATTCGGACGCGCTCATTCCAAAAGGTACTATCTTGCGAGCGGATTCCGGTGAACTTGCCGTGATCAAAGACGACATCACGATCGCAGCGGGGCAGCTAAAGGGTGCGGGCCATAGCGTATTGCAGACCTTCGTCAAGCAAAGCGATCTAAAATGCGAGCTCATCCAAACGCCTTTTTCATTCGTACTCAAGGCGCGCCAAACATCGCGCTTTGAAGGCGGCGCGGATGAGGAGAGCGACGAGAGGCTGCGCGATCGCGCCGTGCTTTCGCTGGAGCGATTTTCTACGGCAGGAAGTAGGAAAGCCTATATCTATCACGCGCTAAGTGCAAATGCTAAGGTTGAGGAAGTAAGCGCGATAAACGGAGGACCCGGCATCGTGAAGCTCTATCTCAAAACTACCGATATGAGCGAAGAAACAAGAGTGAGCGTGCAAAGCTATCTAGGGGGCGAGCGGGTGCGACCGCTTTGCGACACCGTAGTCGTAGAGAATGCCAAAGTCATAAACGCCGTCATCAAAGCCGAGCTTGAGCTAAAAGATATGCTTTTGCAAGCTAGTATTCAACGCGAAATCGAGGCGAGCAGGACCAGTCTAAGCCTCGGCGAGGATCTAAATTTAAGCTATATCTATTCTACTCTGCACCGCGAGGGAGTGTATCGAGTAAATCTTAAACAGCCCGTCGCCGATATAAAAGCGGATGTGGATAGCTTTGTGAAAATCAAATTTGAGCTGAGTTTTGCAAAGGCTAATCTATGA
- a CDS encoding host-nuclease inhibitor Gam family protein, whose protein sequence is MQINNFADVDNALKRVCELEVALADINGEITLKCNEIKDAQKARVEKLDSEKKYIEAQITAFCESNKAEFAEKRSKDFTFGKIGYKLSKSVSLPRIKEKVEKLIKALKSYKLDDCISYEETINKDAICELDDASLVKLGLKRTVKDNFRIETKIENLQSANV, encoded by the coding sequence ATGCAGATAAATAATTTTGCAGACGTCGATAACGCGCTAAAGCGAGTATGTGAGCTTGAGGTGGCTCTTGCAGACATTAACGGCGAAATAACGCTGAAGTGCAATGAGATCAAAGACGCACAAAAAGCCCGGGTCGAGAAGCTCGATAGCGAAAAGAAATATATCGAAGCTCAAATCACCGCATTTTGTGAAAGCAATAAGGCGGAGTTCGCCGAAAAGCGCAGTAAGGATTTCACCTTCGGTAAGATAGGCTATAAGCTCAGTAAAAGCGTAAGCTTGCCGCGCATCAAAGAAAAGGTCGAGAAGCTCATCAAAGCGCTAAAGAGCTATAAGCTTGATGATTGCATATCCTACGAAGAGACTATAAACAAAGACGCGATCTGCGAGCTTGATGACGCAAGCCTCGTTAAGCTTGGGCTAAAGCGCACGGTGAAAGACAACTTCCGCATAGAGACTAAGATAGAAAATTTGCAGAGTGCAAATGTCTAA
- a CDS encoding XkdF-like putative serine protease domain-containing protein: MAKEITDLQIHLISLVNAGANNKTVIYKDKNFEELLRVSFSKDSAGEEGIVYGIVYAPDEVDSQGEFANAAEIKKAAYDFMKRADLSYCVDVNHDLRPAPAYICESWIVKEKDAFFSETGAWAVGIKLEDEDLRARVKSGELSGLSMYGSGVIKSGGGTGKEGGMLEAVRQGLREFFSKKDESEATPQGVVSNKTEKGEEMNKEEITELIKAKTSESDEKMANLEKSLEDLGAKLGALQEQINKSAQDTSVSKQKTLGSEGIL, translated from the coding sequence GTGGCAAAAGAGATCACGGATCTACAAATTCATCTGATCTCGCTCGTAAATGCAGGGGCGAATAATAAAACCGTCATCTATAAGGATAAAAATTTCGAGGAGCTTTTACGGGTAAGTTTCAGTAAGGACTCAGCAGGGGAGGAAGGGATCGTATACGGCATAGTTTATGCTCCGGACGAGGTGGATAGCCAAGGCGAGTTTGCAAATGCCGCCGAGATTAAAAAGGCGGCATACGACTTTATGAAAAGAGCCGATCTCAGCTATTGCGTCGACGTAAATCACGACTTGCGCCCGGCGCCTGCGTATATCTGCGAGAGCTGGATAGTCAAGGAAAAGGATGCGTTTTTCAGTGAAACGGGCGCTTGGGCCGTAGGCATCAAGCTTGAGGACGAAGATCTGCGCGCTCGCGTAAAAAGCGGCGAGCTTTCGGGGTTATCGATGTACGGCTCCGGAGTCATCAAGTCGGGTGGCGGCACGGGCAAGGAAGGCGGTATGTTAGAGGCGGTCAGGCAGGGCCTGAGGGAGTTTTTTAGCAAGAAAGATGAGAGCGAAGCGACCCCACAAGGGGTGGTTTCTAATAAAACCGAAAAAGGAGAGGAAATGAACAAAGAGGAAATTACCGAGCTAATCAAGGCCAAAACGTCGGAGAGCGACGAAAAGATGGCGAACTTGGAAAAATCGCTAGAGGATTTAGGAGCGAAGCTTGGAGCTTTGCAGGAGCAGATCAACAAGTCCGCTCAAGATACGAGCGTTTCAAAACAAAAAACTTTAGGCAGCGAGGGGATACTATGA
- a CDS encoding YopX family protein, with translation MREIKFKALLRCNQRLANGITLGYEKFPKGIYEVMDLNFANEIATLWSEKEQTCFEVSFRKIELMQYTGVNDKNGKEIYTGFFVRWGLRTYKICFDCGFYMHDLSKINPDYPITKEFKNASDEFEIVGNIYENPNLEIK, from the coding sequence ATGAGAGAGATTAAATTTAAGGCACTTTTGCGTTGCAATCAGAGACTGGCAAACGGAATAACGCTTGGATATGAGAAATTTCCAAAAGGAATATATGAAGTAATGGATCTAAATTTCGCGAATGAAATAGCTACGCTTTGGAGCGAAAAAGAGCAAACCTGCTTCGAGGTTTCTTTTCGTAAAATCGAGCTAATGCAATATACAGGTGTAAATGACAAAAACGGCAAAGAAATTTATACGGGCTTCTTCGTTAGGTGGGGATTGCGCACTTATAAAATTTGCTTTGATTGCGGATTTTATATGCACGACTTAAGCAAAATAAACCCGGATTATCCAATTACTAAGGAATTCAAAAACGCTTCAGATGAGTTTGAGATCGTCGGCAACATATACGAGAACCCAAATTTGGAGATTAAATAA
- a CDS encoding DUF4406 domain-containing protein, whose translation MDKRTARLVFVSSPYASIPCKHERDRDYYARKLAEQACAIVRANGYEPISPVLAWMGVYSELERERIMKNCEELLSVCSYYYFFACEGSENSKGMAYERELARQLGVNELKFSLFD comes from the coding sequence ATGGACAAACGAACGGCAAGGCTGGTATTTGTAAGCTCACCGTATGCAAGCATCCCGTGCAAGCATGAGCGAGATCGCGACTACTACGCCCGCAAGCTTGCCGAGCAGGCCTGCGCCATCGTGCGCGCCAACGGCTACGAGCCTATATCGCCCGTACTTGCATGGATGGGGGTGTATAGCGAGCTAGAGCGCGAGCGAATAATGAAAAACTGCGAGGAGCTCCTCTCGGTATGCAGCTACTACTACTTTTTTGCCTGCGAAGGCAGCGAAAATAGCAAAGGTATGGCTTACGAGCGAGAGCTTGCAAGACAGCTCGGCGTAAATGAGCTGAAATTCAGCCTTTTTGACTAA
- a CDS encoding sigma factor-like helix-turn-helix DNA-binding protein: MQRIQGYRTDKVCAERVRMLKGDADVAYRELAAMLGISVERVAMIERTALAKLRHPKNRKKWMEIFETIAELERCEAQRLGSGWSLKGTKN, translated from the coding sequence ATGCAAAGAATTCAGGGCTACCGCACGGACAAGGTATGCGCCGAGCGGGTGAGGATGCTAAAGGGTGATGCGGATGTAGCTTACCGCGAGCTTGCGGCGATGCTAGGCATCAGCGTCGAGCGCGTCGCGATGATAGAGCGCACGGCGCTTGCGAAGCTTAGGCACCCGAAAAACCGCAAGAAGTGGATGGAGATATTTGAAACCATCGCAGAGCTTGAGCGCTGCGAAGCTCAAAGGCTCGGTAGCGGCTGGAGCCTGAAAGGAACGAAGAATTGA
- a CDS encoding terminase family protein, which translates to MYSKKTKELILNLLHSGYAASELAKSYGVNAATIARWRKKGAEDGATMTICNLKAQIAALSKGKSSDSKAKQIAMLTASLSRLQGAKAKEQKVKNRKKPIALMNGAYESLKEIALKSGELFDYQKDFLNDASQFRIVLKSRQIGFSYVSSLDALLGAVAGRNQLFLSASEEQARILMNYSQMWAKKLGVSFAKDSEYEKSLDNGATIRVMAHNFRTVQGFTGDIWMDEFAWYPNQKRIWHAFVPSIGAVAGRLTILSTPFEENSFFAELFGDELKFYMFSRHRVDIYRAMAGGLKFDLETMRALFDADTWASAYECQFVDDESALLGIELIKSCVSDFTPTLPPKNIPVFSGYDVGRTKDRSVHMGVYDAGEGIKRLCLYDVIAKASFEAQEKLLTDFLRLNLLACLKIDKTGIGMPVAERLKSRFTSRVSGVYFTASVKEALALNLKKHFEDKSISIPNDPLLIADLHAIKRKAGQKSFLYDSDRNEHGHADRFWALALALSYFEKVRERRNKAYII; encoded by the coding sequence ATGTATAGCAAAAAGACTAAAGAGCTTATCCTAAATCTTTTGCACTCGGGTTATGCCGCCTCCGAGCTAGCTAAATCTTACGGAGTGAATGCCGCTACGATCGCGCGCTGGCGTAAGAAAGGCGCGGAAGATGGCGCCACGATGACGATCTGCAATCTAAAAGCTCAAATAGCTGCGCTTAGCAAGGGCAAAAGCAGCGACTCCAAGGCAAAGCAGATCGCTATGCTTACAGCTTCGCTTTCTAGGCTACAGGGCGCCAAAGCAAAAGAGCAAAAGGTAAAAAACAGGAAAAAACCCATCGCGCTAATGAACGGAGCATATGAAAGCCTAAAAGAGATAGCGCTTAAAAGCGGCGAGCTATTCGACTATCAAAAGGATTTTTTAAACGACGCTTCGCAATTTCGCATCGTATTAAAATCCCGCCAAATAGGATTTTCTTACGTTTCAAGCCTCGATGCGCTCCTTGGCGCCGTAGCGGGGCGAAATCAACTATTTTTAAGCGCCAGCGAAGAGCAGGCTAGAATTTTAATGAATTATTCGCAAATGTGGGCGAAAAAGCTAGGCGTATCTTTTGCCAAGGATAGCGAATATGAAAAAAGCCTTGATAATGGCGCCACTATCCGCGTTATGGCGCATAATTTCCGCACGGTGCAAGGCTTTACCGGCGATATTTGGATGGATGAGTTTGCTTGGTATCCTAATCAAAAGCGCATCTGGCACGCTTTCGTGCCCTCTATCGGCGCCGTAGCCGGTAGGCTTACTATTCTCTCTACGCCTTTTGAGGAGAATAGCTTTTTTGCCGAGCTGTTTGGCGACGAGCTTAAATTTTATATGTTTAGCCGCCATCGCGTCGATATTTACCGAGCTATGGCGGGGGGATTGAAGTTCGATCTTGAAACGATGAGGGCGCTCTTTGACGCCGATACCTGGGCTAGCGCGTATGAATGTCAATTCGTAGATGATGAAAGCGCACTTTTAGGTATCGAGCTTATCAAATCTTGTGTGAGCGATTTTACCCCTACATTGCCGCCGAAAAATATACCCGTGTTTTCAGGTTATGACGTAGGACGCACCAAGGACAGAAGCGTGCATATGGGGGTTTATGACGCCGGGGAGGGCATCAAAAGGCTCTGCCTTTACGATGTGATAGCAAAAGCAAGCTTTGAGGCGCAAGAAAAACTTTTAACGGATTTTTTGAGACTAAATTTACTGGCTTGCCTTAAGATCGATAAAACCGGCATCGGTATGCCGGTAGCAGAGCGGCTTAAATCGCGCTTTACCTCTCGCGTGAGCGGAGTATATTTTACCGCTAGCGTCAAGGAGGCTTTGGCTTTAAATTTAAAGAAGCACTTTGAGGACAAAAGCATATCTATCCCTAACGATCCTTTGCTTATCGCAGACCTGCACGCCATTAAGCGTAAAGCGGGGCAAAAGAGCTTTTTATACGATAGCGATCGAAACGAGCACGGCCATGCCGATAGGTTTTGGGCGTTGGCTTTAGCGCTTAGCTACTTTGAAAAGGTACGCGAGAGGAGGAATAAGGCGTATATAATTTAA
- a CDS encoding phage capsid protein gives MNNLSEILKGSINAQSVTLSGSLTPAQAHNFVDAIKNNNGFLSKIHTEKMGRLTKELDAWDVAKGILVRVASGEKPTEAQRAALGKVGAKLDAKGVQLFARILQDALEDNADNPNFETETLNAFTKAFGNDLALLGFIGESDTYDGTFKKLHKGWIQVAKDASDTTKLTYASSDKVSDRLSALVGSINSDILGESVVLINPADAQAYNKELSALNSPIHLIQGGADKILGVPLEITPLMPKGVYMATPLKNLVLGMGLDVRRNRWYDAEERALKYVFDLYTDYEIVIKRWVSLATAA, from the coding sequence ATGAATAATCTAAGTGAAATTTTAAAAGGTTCAATAAATGCGCAAAGCGTTACGTTAAGCGGATCTCTAACGCCGGCGCAAGCGCACAACTTCGTAGATGCGATCAAAAACAACAACGGCTTTTTAAGCAAGATCCATACCGAAAAGATGGGAAGGCTTACCAAGGAGCTCGACGCATGGGACGTAGCCAAAGGGATCTTGGTGCGCGTAGCAAGCGGCGAAAAGCCTACCGAGGCGCAAAGAGCGGCACTCGGCAAGGTAGGTGCGAAACTTGACGCTAAAGGCGTGCAGCTATTTGCTAGGATTTTGCAAGACGCGCTGGAGGACAATGCCGATAATCCAAATTTCGAGACCGAGACCCTAAACGCCTTTACGAAAGCATTCGGCAACGATCTTGCCCTACTTGGTTTCATAGGCGAGAGCGACACCTACGACGGCACCTTTAAAAAGCTGCATAAAGGCTGGATCCAAGTCGCCAAAGACGCTAGCGATACTACGAAGCTAACCTACGCAAGCTCGGATAAGGTATCGGATAGACTAAGTGCGCTCGTAGGCTCCATTAATTCCGACATCTTGGGCGAAAGCGTGGTGCTGATCAACCCTGCCGACGCACAGGCTTATAATAAAGAGCTAAGCGCGCTAAATTCTCCGATCCACTTGATCCAAGGAGGCGCGGACAAAATTTTAGGCGTACCTTTGGAGATTACCCCACTAATGCCAAAAGGCGTATATATGGCTACTCCGCTTAAAAACCTCGTGCTGGGAATGGGGCTTGACGTGCGCCGCAACCGCTGGTATGACGCGGAGGAGCGGGCATTAAAATATGTCTTTGATCTTTATACCGATTATGAGATCGTAATCAAAAGGTGGGTCAGCCTAGCGACCGCTGCATAA
- a CDS encoding GPW/gp25 family protein, with translation MGKYLISVEDSIKDILSTPIGSRVMLPEYGSRLFELIDRRVNDEFRADLSYFVIEAVQRWEKRVQIDEVKLISFKDHKLSFKIVLTNGKEIGVEI, from the coding sequence ATGGGTAAATACTTAATAAGCGTAGAAGATAGCATAAAAGATATTCTAAGCACTCCTATCGGCTCGCGCGTGATGCTGCCCGAATATGGCAGCCGCCTTTTTGAGCTGATCGATAGGCGGGTCAATGATGAGTTTCGCGCCGATTTGAGCTATTTCGTCATCGAAGCGGTGCAGCGCTGGGAAAAGCGGGTGCAGATCGACGAAGTGAAGCTCATAAGCTTCAAAGATCACAAGCTCAGCTTTAAAATTGTGCTAACAAACGGCAAAGAGATCGGAGTAGAGATATGA
- a CDS encoding phage portal protein → MDRIFKAAAEASAQIKDETVGADGIIEPFCAPEHLLGLFYANTYHRRAIQLKASLLSNVQDGKALEGMAGTPKDFLYAFILNLEIFGNAYLEIAGRNLYILPSVEARVDKNKEVFQVKNGRKIALNARQLAYYSPMSRYYGEPDYLGALLAIMTNQKADSFNNAFFENSARADTAIIFENSEPDEAQLNAFRDFFGVNFKGHQKAHKTLVLTANGENAKVRIEDLSKVEDISFEKLKNLNRDEIIAAHGVPPRMMGIINASQLGGGGEVAQQLHSFNELTIIPKQKQIEWFFDSLGFKIKLNPIDVSSFKDDGELMSSLVASGILSLAEARGILGYDK, encoded by the coding sequence ATGGATAGGATTTTTAAAGCTGCCGCAGAAGCCAGCGCGCAAATAAAAGATGAAACTGTAGGTGCGGACGGTATTATAGAGCCGTTTTGCGCTCCGGAACACTTGCTTGGATTATTTTATGCCAATACCTATCACCGTAGAGCGATCCAGCTAAAGGCCTCTTTGCTTTCAAACGTGCAAGACGGTAAAGCATTAGAAGGTATGGCAGGCACGCCTAAGGATTTTTTATACGCCTTTATCTTAAATTTAGAGATCTTCGGCAATGCTTATTTAGAAATCGCCGGGCGAAATCTTTATATCTTGCCCTCCGTAGAAGCGCGAGTGGACAAAAACAAAGAGGTTTTTCAGGTAAAAAACGGGCGTAAGATCGCGCTAAATGCGAGGCAGTTAGCATATTATTCGCCGATGAGCAGATACTACGGCGAGCCTGATTATTTAGGCGCGCTTTTAGCCATAATGACTAATCAAAAAGCCGATAGCTTCAATAACGCCTTTTTTGAAAACTCAGCTAGAGCTGATACGGCGATCATATTTGAAAACTCCGAACCCGATGAAGCGCAGCTTAATGCCTTTAGAGATTTTTTTGGAGTAAATTTTAAAGGCCATCAGAAGGCCCATAAAACTTTGGTGCTTACGGCAAACGGCGAAAACGCTAAGGTACGAATAGAAGATCTCAGCAAAGTAGAAGATATAAGTTTTGAAAAACTTAAAAATTTAAATCGAGACGAGATTATTGCCGCTCATGGCGTACCACCTCGGATGATGGGCATAATAAACGCTTCTCAACTCGGCGGCGGCGGCGAGGTCGCTCAGCAGCTACATAGCTTTAATGAGCTTACTATTATACCTAAGCAGAAACAGATAGAGTGGTTTTTCGATTCCTTGGGTTTTAAGATCAAACTAAATCCGATCGACGTGAGCAGCTTCAAGGACGACGGCGAGTTGATGAGCTCCTTGGTTGCGAGCGGTATCTTATCGCTCGCCGAGGCACGTGGAATTTTAGGGTACGACAAATAA